The proteins below come from a single Balneolaceae bacterium genomic window:
- a CDS encoding nitrous oxide reductase accessory protein NosL: MKNFIALILPGLILLSACLSQEPSEIQLHTDECTYCKMVISDTQFAAQLVSDKGKAYKFDSIECMAAFTHQNPEIAENAKLYLSDYTQNKSWMLLENASVYHSEDVQSPMGLSLFAIPSDTTLPGPLSGAEQQEWDQTVDFVLNQWNGQQ; this comes from the coding sequence ATGAAAAATTTTATCGCTCTTATTCTGCCCGGCTTGATATTGCTGAGTGCTTGTCTGAGCCAGGAACCTTCGGAAATTCAGTTGCATACAGACGAGTGCACCTACTGCAAAATGGTGATTTCTGATACCCAATTTGCAGCACAACTTGTATCAGACAAAGGGAAAGCCTACAAGTTCGACAGTATTGAATGTATGGCTGCTTTTACCCATCAAAATCCCGAAATAGCTGAAAACGCCAAGCTATACCTGTCTGATTACACTCAAAATAAAAGCTGGATGCTCCTGGAGAATGCATCTGTTTATCATTCGGAAGACGTACAGAGTCCTATGGGGCTTTCCCTGTTTGCCATCCCGTCTGACACGACATTGCCCGGCCCGTTATCGGGTGCTGAACAACAGGAATGGGATCAAACGGTGGACTTTGTTCTCAACCAATGGAATGGACAGCAATGA